A window of Streptomyces broussonetiae genomic DNA:
TCTTCTTCATCGGTGCCCTGGCCACCCTCGTCACGGTGGCTCCGCTGTTCCTCGGCGCCAAGCCATTTCCGACATACATGTACCTGTTGAGCATGCTCATGGGCGTCGGTTTCGTGCTCGCGGGCGCCGGGGTGCTCGTGTCGGTGACGGCCGGACGGCGTCAGGCGCGGGCCGCCGCCGAGCGGTAGCCCGCGAGCCAGCCCGGGAACGCCTGCAGGTCGTCCAGCACGACACCCGCTCCGGCCGCGCGCAGTTCGTCGGCCGGACAGGGGCCGGTGGCCACGGCGACGGACAGGGCACCCGCCGTGCGGGCCCCGCGCACGTCGCCGACGTGGTCGCCGACGTACACGGTGGCGCCGTACTCGCGCAGCGCCTGCGCCTTCTGCTCGGCCCACAGGTCACCCACGACCACGTCGGGCTCGATGCCGAGGTGCGCCAGGTGCAGCTTGGCGTTCGGCTCGTACTTCGCCGTGACGACCATGGTCCGCCCGCCGGCCGCCCGCACCGCGGCCATGGCCTCACGGGCGCCGGCCATGGCGGGGGTCGCGGCGATGGCGATCGTCGGGTACATCTCCCGGTACAGGTCGGCCATCGCGGGGATCTGCTCCTCGGGGTACCAGTTGA
This region includes:
- a CDS encoding HAD family hydrolase → MAHMTFTVGFDLDMTLIDSRPGIHACYLALSERTGTYIDADLAVTRLGPPLVEELVNWYPEEQIPAMADLYREMYPTIAIAATPAMAGAREAMAAVRAAGGRTMVVTAKYEPNAKLHLAHLGIEPDVVVGDLWAEQKAQALREYGATVYVGDHVGDVRGARTAGALSVAVATGPCPADELRAAGAGVVLDDLQAFPGWLAGYRSAAARA